The Burkholderia lata genome contains a region encoding:
- a CDS encoding ExbD/TolR family protein, producing the protein MAMTVGPREGAEHDETMSSINTTPLVDVMLVLLIIFLITIPVVSHTVPVTLPKEAVQPLQTTPQNVILAVTKEGDVFWDERRVPDAATLVEKLKAVAVQSPQPEVHIRGDLDAHYAAIGRVVFACQRAGIVKVDFITEPPPRQ; encoded by the coding sequence ATGGCCATGACCGTAGGCCCGCGCGAGGGCGCCGAGCACGACGAGACCATGTCGTCCATCAACACGACGCCACTGGTCGACGTGATGCTGGTGCTGCTGATCATCTTCCTCATCACGATTCCGGTGGTCTCGCACACCGTGCCGGTCACGCTGCCCAAGGAAGCCGTGCAGCCGCTGCAAACGACCCCGCAGAACGTGATTCTCGCCGTGACGAAAGAAGGCGACGTGTTCTGGGACGAACGGCGCGTACCGGACGCGGCCACGCTCGTCGAGAAACTCAAGGCGGTGGCCGTGCAATCGCCGCAACCGGAAGTCCATATCCGCGGCGATCTCGACGCGCACTACGCCGCGATCGGCCGGGTCGTGTTTGCCTGCCAGCGGGCGGGCATCGTCAAGGTCGACTTCATCACCGAACCGCCGCCGCGCCAATGA
- a CDS encoding MotA/TolQ/ExbB proton channel family protein encodes MINRTRKAALVTALFLAASAAHAATDTVTNPYGLDALWKGGDFIARGTLLILVVMSMGSWYIIVAKLLEQARVLRRAKAAETGFWKAGSLSEGTKKLDTGSPFRFIAETGLAAFDHHEGALVEQVDLNQWVAAAIERATTSVSSRLQDGLAFLGTVGSTAPFIGLFGTVWGIYHALTAIGIAGQASIDKVAGPVGEALIMTAIGLAVAVPAVLGYNWLVRRNKAVMERVRGFSTELHIVLLTGTTTAAAAAATKAAALTRVG; translated from the coding sequence ATGATCAACCGTACCCGCAAGGCCGCCCTGGTGACGGCACTGTTCCTCGCGGCCAGCGCCGCCCACGCCGCCACCGATACGGTGACGAATCCCTACGGCCTCGACGCGCTCTGGAAAGGCGGGGATTTCATCGCACGAGGCACGCTGCTCATCCTGGTCGTCATGTCGATGGGCAGCTGGTACATCATCGTCGCGAAACTGCTCGAGCAAGCGCGTGTCCTGCGCCGCGCGAAGGCAGCGGAAACGGGTTTCTGGAAAGCGGGCAGTCTCAGCGAAGGCACGAAGAAACTGGACACCGGCAGCCCGTTCCGCTTCATCGCCGAAACAGGTCTCGCGGCATTCGACCATCACGAAGGCGCGCTGGTCGAACAGGTCGACCTCAACCAGTGGGTCGCGGCGGCCATCGAGCGGGCGACCACGTCCGTCTCGAGCCGCCTGCAGGACGGCCTCGCGTTTCTCGGCACCGTCGGCTCGACCGCGCCGTTCATCGGACTGTTCGGCACGGTGTGGGGCATCTATCACGCGCTGACTGCGATCGGCATCGCGGGCCAGGCCTCCATCGACAAGGTCGCGGGGCCGGTCGGCGAAGCGCTGATCATGACCGCGATCGGCCTGGCCGTCGCGGTGCCCGCCGTGCTCGGCTACAACTGGCTCGTGCGCCGCAACAAGGCGGTGATGGAGCGCGTGCGCGGGTTTTCGACGGAATTGCACATCGTCCTCCTGACCGGCACGACCACGGCCGCCGCCGCCGCCGCGACCAAGGCCGCCGCCCTCACCCGCGTGGGGTAA
- a CDS encoding energy transducer TonB, with protein MNYAQPKPPVRRIGGIAFVVGLHAVIVYALLTGLATKVVDVIRQPIETRIIEEIKPPPPPPPPPKQIAPPPPKHVAPPPPFVPPPEVRVAAPPSANAITTQSTTPAPSAPVAPPAPPAAAAPVSTSVGVVCPNSTQVRAAIRYPREALKDNLTGDVVVTFVVGTDGNVKDLSVTQSAAPVLDRAAENAVRQFHCVAQGEEVRVQVPFSFKLD; from the coding sequence ATGAACTACGCACAACCCAAGCCACCTGTCCGGCGCATTGGCGGCATCGCCTTCGTGGTCGGATTGCATGCGGTGATCGTCTACGCATTGCTCACCGGTCTCGCGACGAAAGTCGTGGACGTGATTCGTCAGCCGATCGAGACGCGCATCATCGAAGAGATCAAGCCGCCGCCCCCTCCACCACCGCCACCGAAGCAGATCGCCCCGCCGCCGCCGAAGCACGTCGCGCCACCGCCGCCATTCGTGCCGCCTCCGGAAGTGCGCGTCGCGGCACCTCCGTCGGCGAACGCGATCACTACGCAGTCGACCACGCCCGCGCCGTCGGCCCCCGTCGCGCCGCCTGCACCGCCCGCCGCTGCAGCGCCGGTGTCGACGAGCGTCGGCGTGGTGTGTCCCAACTCGACGCAGGTGCGCGCCGCCATTCGCTATCCGCGTGAAGCGCTCAAGGACAACCTGACCGGCGACGTCGTCGTGACATTCGTGGTCGGCACCGACGGCAACGTCAAGGACCTGAGCGTGACCCAGTCGGCCGCGCCCGTGCTCGACCGGGCCGCGGAAAACGCCGTGCGGCAGTTCCACTGCGTCGCACAGGGCGAGGAAGTCCGCGTGCAGGTGCCCTTCTCTTTCAAGCTCGATTGA
- a CDS encoding response regulator: MNKAIRILVVDDDSQIRSLLCDCLADFGMTTAQAGTGAEMHLALGEGGFDLVVLDLMLPDDDGLNLCREIRATSEIPLIILTARGEMTDRIVGLELGADDYIVKPFEPRELVARIQTILRRVRAQTQGRTRAQEESRFAGWRLHQIGRHLIAADNTVIPLSNAEFRLLNAFLAAPGRVLSREYLMDTARGKSIDTFDRSIDVQISRLRQKLREDIKEPRLIRTIRGEGYMLDVGHR; the protein is encoded by the coding sequence GTGAACAAAGCGATTCGTATTCTCGTCGTCGACGACGACTCGCAGATTCGCAGCCTGTTGTGCGACTGCCTTGCAGACTTCGGCATGACGACCGCGCAAGCCGGCACCGGTGCGGAAATGCATCTCGCGCTCGGGGAGGGCGGCTTCGATCTCGTGGTGCTCGACCTGATGCTGCCGGACGACGACGGCCTCAATCTCTGCCGCGAGATTCGTGCGACCTCCGAGATTCCGTTGATCATCCTGACCGCGCGCGGCGAGATGACCGACCGGATCGTCGGACTGGAACTCGGCGCCGACGACTATATCGTCAAGCCGTTCGAACCGCGTGAACTGGTCGCGCGCATCCAGACGATCCTGCGCCGCGTGCGCGCGCAAACGCAAGGCCGCACGAGGGCGCAGGAGGAAAGCCGCTTCGCCGGATGGCGGCTTCACCAGATCGGCCGCCACCTGATTGCGGCCGACAACACGGTCATTCCATTGTCGAACGCGGAATTTCGCCTGCTCAATGCGTTCCTCGCCGCGCCGGGGCGAGTACTGAGCCGCGAGTACCTGATGGATACCGCGCGCGGCAAGTCGATCGACACGTTCGACCGCAGCATCGACGTGCAGATCTCACGCTTGCGTCAGAAGCTGCGCGAGGACATCAAGGAGCCGCGCCTGATTCGCACGATTCGCGGGGAAGGCTACATGCTGGATGTCGGGCATCGTTAG